One region of Methanomassiliicoccales archaeon genomic DNA includes:
- a CDS encoding SPFH domain-containing protein, whose amino-acid sequence MAAQYNALDIIGENRNAVERSIRDNITRQLAEHDIVVELFSLRDVRPADSVSKAIEDKKVAEQYLITAAYQAQARIVLAQGNLTATIINANASAQAQIIKAYGSAVAIKLIMEMFKQQDPDASNVTLNHLTWLYIQALSDPNSNIKYIIVPQGNGLPLLLQVQP is encoded by the coding sequence ATGGCAGCTCAATACAATGCCTTGGATATCATAGGAGAGAATCGCAATGCCGTGGAGCGCAGCATCAGAGATAACATCACCAGGCAATTGGCCGAGCATGATATCGTGGTGGAGCTCTTCTCTCTCAGGGATGTAAGGCCTGCAGACAGCGTAAGCAAGGCCATAGAAGATAAGAAAGTGGCTGAGCAATACCTCATTACTGCAGCTTATCAGGCGCAGGCAAGAATAGTCTTAGCACAGGGCAATCTCACCGCCACCATAATAAATGCGAATGCTTCCGCACAAGCGCAGATAATAAAGGCGTACGGCTCAGCTGTCGCCATTAAGCTTATAATGGAAATGTTCAAGCAGCAGGATCCCGATGCCAGCAATGTTACGCTTAACCACCTCACTTGGTTGTACATCCAGGCCCTGAGCGATCCTAATTCTAACATAAAGTATATCATCGTCCCCCAGGGCAATGGCCTTCCCCTACTGCTACAAGTACAACCCTGA
- a CDS encoding alanine--glyoxylate aminotransferase family protein, giving the protein MGNRLFTVGPVEVFEDTLRAMSKPMMIHRGKEYAQLQCSIVEKLHKVLDTDMNIFLMPASATGFLEACVRSGVHDHMMSLTNGSFGDRWAQIGVACGKTVKRVEVAWGKAIRCVDVAGKLEPATEAVTIVSNESSTGVLNPTKELVRLFKAEGDPLIFVDGVTSVGAVDLKLREMEIDALVFGSQKALALPPGLAIICCSDRLLKVAEKVQGRGYYMDLLEYKKAADKDMPLTTPPISLMYGLDYQLDKMLKEGMANRYARHHEMAEATRAWARKRFKLFAEKGYESETITVIESGGLDFARLDKELKARGFEISPGYGKIKDSTFRIGHMGDLTMRDMNDLFKALDESLEAMR; this is encoded by the coding sequence GTGGGTAACAGGCTATTCACAGTCGGACCAGTAGAGGTATTCGAGGACACCCTGAGGGCGATGAGCAAACCCATGATGATCCATCGCGGTAAGGAATATGCGCAATTGCAGTGCAGCATCGTGGAGAAGCTGCATAAGGTCCTTGATACGGATATGAATATATTCCTCATGCCTGCTTCCGCCACTGGCTTCCTCGAGGCATGTGTGCGTAGCGGCGTGCACGATCATATGATGTCGCTCACCAATGGCTCCTTTGGCGATAGATGGGCGCAGATCGGCGTGGCGTGCGGCAAGACGGTCAAGCGTGTAGAGGTGGCCTGGGGCAAGGCTATTCGATGCGTGGACGTGGCGGGTAAGCTAGAGCCCGCAACGGAAGCGGTGACTATAGTATCAAATGAGAGCTCCACCGGCGTGCTAAATCCTACCAAAGAACTCGTCAGATTGTTCAAAGCTGAGGGCGATCCCTTGATCTTCGTCGACGGTGTCACCTCAGTGGGAGCGGTGGACCTCAAGCTACGGGAGATGGAGATCGATGCCCTAGTGTTCGGATCCCAGAAGGCTCTGGCATTACCTCCAGGGTTGGCCATCATATGCTGTTCCGACCGATTGCTCAAGGTGGCAGAAAAAGTACAGGGGCGAGGCTATTATATGGACCTCTTGGAATACAAGAAGGCCGCGGACAAGGATATGCCCTTGACCACGCCCCCCATCTCTTTAATGTATGGCCTCGACTATCAACTAGATAAGATGTTGAAGGAGGGCATGGCCAACCGCTATGCGCGCCATCATGAGATGGCCGAGGCCACCAGGGCTTGGGCGCGGAAACGTTTCAAGCTTTTCGCAGAGAAAGGCTATGAGTCTGAGACCATAACCGTGATAGAATCCGGTGGCCTAGACTTCGCTAGGCTGGACAAGGAGCTGAAGGCGCGTGGCTTTGAGATATCTCCAGGCTATGGTAAGATAAAGGATTCGACCTTCCGCATAGGGCATATGGGAGATCTGACCATGAGGGACATGAATGACCTGTTCAAAGCCCTGGACGAGTCATTGGAGGCGATGCGATGA
- the serA gene encoding phosphoglycerate dehydrogenase — protein sequence MKVLVTDELSKEGLEILTKDSSLQVDVRPGIPHEELIRIISDYEALIIRSGTKVTREVIEAGKKLKVVGRAGVGVDNVDVEAATRRGVLVMNTPLGNIVSAAEHTMAMMLSLARKIVWADASLKSGKWERSKFIGTELNGKTLGIVGVGRVGAEVAKRARSFQMKMVGYDPFLPAEAAVKLGVRLMPLEKVIEEADIITIHAPLTPSTKHMIGKEQFRLMKPHVLLINCARGGIVDEEALYEALKSKRIAGAALDVFENEPPKGSKLLELDNIIVTPHLGASTKEAQEKVSLEMAECVKAFLVEGKISNAVNAPLGRVEPKVLPYIPLAETLASFAFQLVDGPVKKIEVGYFGELALLDTKTLSTSAIIGVLSHIIGEQQVNIVNASYIAKEKGIQITETRSEESPRYVNMISVRIHSDGVSREVRGTVFPGTQMRLLGVDEYDLDMPIEGDFLLTKHNDVPGIIGRVGTVLGENHINIARMGVGRETRGGMAIMLVAVDDVVSKEVLDYMLKLKDFKEARFIRLSQMRPKSYIS from the coding sequence ATGAAGGTGTTGGTCACAGATGAACTCTCTAAAGAGGGGCTTGAGATACTCACGAAGGACTCAAGTTTGCAGGTGGATGTAAGACCAGGCATTCCTCATGAGGAGCTAATCAGGATAATCAGCGATTACGAGGCGTTGATCATCCGCTCAGGCACCAAGGTCACCAGGGAGGTGATCGAGGCGGGCAAGAAACTTAAGGTAGTGGGCCGAGCGGGCGTAGGGGTGGACAACGTAGACGTGGAAGCGGCGACGCGCAGGGGCGTGTTAGTCATGAACACACCCTTGGGAAATATCGTATCCGCGGCGGAGCATACCATGGCCATGATGCTATCATTAGCCCGCAAGATAGTATGGGCGGATGCTTCTTTAAAGAGTGGAAAATGGGAGAGATCCAAGTTCATTGGCACCGAGCTCAACGGGAAGACCTTGGGTATTGTGGGAGTTGGGCGCGTGGGAGCGGAGGTGGCCAAGCGAGCCCGCTCCTTCCAGATGAAGATGGTAGGCTACGACCCCTTTTTGCCAGCAGAGGCAGCGGTCAAGCTAGGTGTCAGGTTGATGCCGCTGGAGAAAGTCATCGAGGAGGCGGACATAATAACCATACATGCCCCGCTTACGCCAAGCACCAAGCACATGATAGGAAAAGAGCAATTCCGCCTGATGAAGCCGCACGTCCTGCTCATCAACTGTGCTAGGGGAGGGATAGTGGATGAGGAGGCGTTGTACGAGGCCTTGAAGTCCAAGCGCATAGCTGGCGCGGCCTTGGATGTGTTCGAGAACGAGCCTCCCAAGGGATCTAAGCTCCTGGAATTGGATAACATAATCGTGACCCCCCACCTGGGAGCTAGCACCAAGGAAGCACAGGAGAAAGTATCGTTGGAGATGGCGGAGTGCGTCAAAGCCTTCCTGGTGGAAGGTAAGATTTCCAATGCTGTCAATGCACCCTTGGGAAGAGTGGAGCCAAAAGTGCTTCCGTATATACCCTTGGCCGAGACCTTGGCCTCCTTCGCCTTCCAGCTGGTCGACGGTCCGGTGAAGAAAATAGAGGTGGGCTACTTTGGAGAGCTAGCCCTATTGGACACCAAGACCCTGAGCACTTCCGCCATAATCGGCGTCCTGAGCCATATAATCGGAGAGCAGCAAGTGAACATAGTTAATGCTTCGTACATAGCCAAAGAGAAAGGAATTCAGATCACCGAGACCAGGAGCGAGGAGTCGCCTAGGTATGTAAATATGATCTCCGTCCGGATCCATTCCGATGGGGTCAGCCGTGAGGTGCGGGGGACCGTCTTCCCTGGCACTCAGATGAGGCTATTGGGAGTGGATGAATATGACCTTGACATGCCAATTGAAGGAGATTTCCTCTTGACCAAGCATAATGACGTCCCCGGCATCATCGGCCGTGTAGGAACCGTATTAGGAGAGAATCACATCAACATCGCTCGCATGGGCGTCGGGCGCGAGACCAGAGGGGGGATGGCGATCATGTTGGTGGCAGTGGATGATGTGGTCTCCAAGGAGGTTCTCGATTACATGCTCAAGCTCAAGGACTTCAAGGAGGCGCGCTTCATCCGCCTCTCCCAGATGCGTCCTAAGTCCTACATCTC